The segment CAGAATTGGGGCCAACCAGGTCTCCTTGGCACGATTTCGGTGGAAATATCGGAGATGTTATCCCGAATTCTCAAGCGGAAAAACATTCCTCACTCCGTTCTTAACGCAAAACATCACGAAAAAGAGGCGCAAATAGTCGCTCGAGCTGGGCAGCCCGGTGCGGTGACTATCGCCACGAACATGGCGGGACGAGGAACCGACATAAAGCTTGGAATAGGCGTGGTAAAAGCTTATGAACTTGTATTCACGCCTATAGTCGAGAAAATCGCTGCCGGGACCAAAAAAGGCAAATCTTACCTTCTCGTTGCTGAGAACGGCGAGGTGCTGAAAAATCTCGCATCGATAGTTAAACACATGGGACTCGACTACAAAATCTTCCCGCCGCGAGGTAATGCGCCCAAATACATTCCAAAGTTTCTATCCCTTGGTGGTAAGGTGGCTCTTTTCCCGGGATTCGAGCTTTCAAAGGCTATACCCGAGGGAAAATACGAAAAGCTTTTCTTCCCGAAGCCCAAGTGTGCGATAAAAACCGAGAAAAAAGACGAATGGACATGTCCCGCTGACCCCAAAGAGTGTATAAGGCAGGGTGTGCCGTGCGGACTGCACATTATTGGAACTGAGCGCCACGAAGCACGCAGAATAGATAACCAGCTTAGAGGACGAGCTGGAAGACAGGGTGACCCCGGCTCATCGCGATTCTTCCTCTCCCTTCAGGACGACCTCATGAGACTCTACGCTGGCGGTGATAGAGCATACAACATGATAAAGCGTCTCAACCCACCCGAAGGACAGCCCATAGAACACGCTCTCATAACCAAGCAAATAGCTGCAGCACAAAAACGAGTGGAAGCACAAAACTTCGCCATAAGAAAACGCCTGCTCGAATACGACGATGTCGCCAACAAGCAGCGTGAAGTAATATACAACATGAGACGCAACATTCTCTTTAATCAGAATCTTATTCCGGACTACAAAAAGATGATGCGAGAATATTGTGAGGACCTCGTGGAGCTTTACACTGACCCCGACCGACCGCCCGAAAGCTGGGACTGGGATGGACTATCGGAAGAATTCGCAAAAGTGTTTCTTGTAAGATACAAACCAGAGGATGTGATGCACCCATCCGAAAGTCTCGCTGACGAGCTTTATGAACTCGCGTTGAAAGCATTTCAAATGAAGTGCAATATCATAGGCGAGGAAAACTGTCGGCTGCTTCAGCGCGCAGCATACTTAGCCACAATAGATCAGCTTTGGAAAGAGCATCTGCGGGCGCTCGACGAGATAAAGGAATCGAGCCAGCTTGCGGCATACGCACAGCGCGACCCAATAATAGAATTCAAAAAGCAAGCATTCGATGCTTTTGAACAGCTTATAGACGACATCCGTGAACAAACGCTTTTAAAATTCTTCCACGCCCAGATAGTCGGCATGCCACTGCCTCAAAGGCGAGTTCCCCTTAGAGAGGTCCACCAGGGCACACAAAGCTATGGGGTTTCAGATGTTGCAAGAGTAGCTCAAAGTGTTTTCGGTTCTGGTCAGCAGTCGGCTGAGGAAGAGCTGGCACCAGTGCCGGCTGTGGGTCCCGGCTTTGACCGCAACACAGGTCGCGAAGCCCCCGCACGCGCAAAACCACAAACCATAAGACGAAAAGGTAAAAAAATCGGAAGAAACGACCCCTGCCCATGCGGCTCCGGCAAAAAGTATAAAAACTGCTGTGGAAGAAATGTAGTGTGAGGAACCGTAAAAGCAATCAAGAGCAAAATTTATCTTCTTAATATTACAATCGCCTCAATGTAAGAAAATTCTATGCTAATAAAATCTTGGTTTTGAAGTGATACAGCGAACCTCTCAGACAAAGCCCAACAATTCCTCTGGATTTTTCTGCTTAAATCAATATTTTAAGG is part of the bacterium genome and harbors:
- a CDS encoding SEC-C domain-containing protein, whose amino-acid sequence is QNWGQPGLLGTISVEISEMLSRILKRKNIPHSVLNAKHHEKEAQIVARAGQPGAVTIATNMAGRGTDIKLGIGVVKAYELVFTPIVEKIAAGTKKGKSYLLVAENGEVLKNLASIVKHMGLDYKIFPPRGNAPKYIPKFLSLGGKVALFPGFELSKAIPEGKYEKLFFPKPKCAIKTEKKDEWTCPADPKECIRQGVPCGLHIIGTERHEARRIDNQLRGRAGRQGDPGSSRFFLSLQDDLMRLYAGGDRAYNMIKRLNPPEGQPIEHALITKQIAAAQKRVEAQNFAIRKRLLEYDDVANKQREVIYNMRRNILFNQNLIPDYKKMMREYCEDLVELYTDPDRPPESWDWDGLSEEFAKVFLVRYKPEDVMHPSESLADELYELALKAFQMKCNIIGEENCRLLQRAAYLATIDQLWKEHLRALDEIKESSQLAAYAQRDPIIEFKKQAFDAFEQLIDDIREQTLLKFFHAQIVGMPLPQRRVPLREVHQGTQSYGVSDVARVAQSVFGSGQQSAEEELAPVPAVGPGFDRNTGREAPARAKPQTIRRKGKKIGRNDPCPCGSGKKYKNCCGRNVV